Below is a window of Brassica napus cultivar Da-Ae chromosome A5, Da-Ae, whole genome shotgun sequence DNA.
CTTGACTTGAGAGATTAGAGATAAAGATGTTATGTTGTTGTGTAGGTGCTACCGTATACAATGCGTACATTGAAGGATTAACAAAGAGGAAAGGAAACACTGAAGAAGCAATCGTTGTTTTCCAGAGGATGAAGCGGGAACGATGCAAACCAACCACTGAAACTTACAACTTGATGATAAATTTATACGGAAAGGTTTAGCTTTCATATGAacatagtgtttttttttgggagaTGTAATGTTCATGTTCATTGGGTTTTGTTGTCAGGCAAGCAGATCATACATGTCTTGGAAACTGTTTTGTGAAATGAGAAGTCACCAGTGTAAACCAAACATATGCACATACACAGCGCTAGTTAACGCATTTGCTAGAGAAGGTCTTTGCCAGAAAGCTGAGGAAGTTTTTGAGCAGCTGCAAGAAGATGGGCTTGAGCCTGATGTATATGTCTATAACGCTCTCATGGAAGCATACAGGTGATTAGTTATTAACCTTATATTAGTATATTACCCTCCCAAGAAAATCATAAGAAACTTAAATGTAACATCCTTAAAATCATGAGACAGTCGTGCAGGTTATCCTTATGGTGCTGCTGAGATTTTTTCGTTAATGCAACATATGGGATGTGAACCAGACAGAGCATCCTACAACATCATGGTCGATGCTTATGGTAGAGCAGGTCTTCACTCAGGTAACACACAGTAAACATTAAGAGTCAGTACTGCATACATTCTCTGTTTTGATTAGGCAAGGGAGTTTGGTGTCCCATTCGGACTCGGTTCAGTTAATTCAGATTTTCGGTATAATGTTCATAAGTTTCATTCGGGTTTTACTAATTTTCGGTCAGGTTTGATTCGGTTCCTTCCGAGTTTGAAACTATCGGTTATAATCAATGTATGAAATTGTATTAAAACCTTTTTTAACTTAAAAGTTTGAccaaaaatactcaaaatatataaattattcaaaaatctAATTATAAACTAGATAAACTACCTAAATTAACTAATAGCatgcaaaataataaataaaacaaactacaaaaatctttaaaacacttttaaaatatttaaattaactaggcataaaaaattaacatagttaactaattttggatatttttggaTCCTAATTCAGATTTCAATTCGAATTGTACACGAAAGCGAAAGAACCTAGTTCTTATGTCccattcatatattttttaataacggTTCAGATCGGATTTTGGTTTTTTCAGTTCGGGTTAAAGTCCTGATTTCGGTTTCAGTTGATATAACTGTGTGTGTTTGAAAACCAGATGCAGAAGCTGTGTTCGAACAAATGAAGAAACTCGGCATATCACCAACGATGAAATCCCACATGCTGCTTCTATCAGCTTACTCCAGAGCCAGAGACGTGACAAAATGCGAAGCCATCGTGAAAGAGATGAGCGAAAACGGAGTAGAGCCAGACACATTCGTGCTAAACAGCATGCTCAACTTGTACGGCCGGTTAGGACAATTCACCAAGATGGAAAAGATCCTAGCCGAGATGATGCAGAACGGTCCTTGCAAGGCGGATATAAGCACGTACAACATCTTGATCAACGTCTATGGCAAAGCCGGGTACTTGGAGAGAGTCGAGGAGCTTTTCGATGAGGTCAAGGAGAGGAAGCTGAGACCAGACGTTGTGACGTGGACCTCGAGGATGGGTGGTTACTCGAGGAAGAAGCTGTATGTGAAGTGTGTGGAGATATTTGAGGAGATGATTGATTCGGGTTGTGTGCCAGATGGAGGAACAGCTAAGGTGCTTCTTAAGGCTTGTGCTAGTGAGGAGCAAGTGGAACAGGTTACTGAAGTGATTAGGACAATGCATAAGAATGTGTCTGTGAGTTCTCTTGCCCCAAAGTTAGTGGCTAAGTCCTTAACTGTGTCTACTTAATAAAGTTTCGATCTTTATGTACATTATTCATGTTATAATATATGGTCTAGTGTCATAATCGCATAATGATTCAGAAAGTGATATTTATATGAATAAAGGTTTGgtttttataactaaaaaagCAAACCCACCAAACCCTTTTGTCGTATTGATAAGCTGTTCGGTGAGTACACTCTCTCTATCTATCTCTGGTGTTGTGTCGGCGTTTTCTCGATCGCTACGAAAAAGATGGCTGCTAGGTTATTGTGGGCTTCTAGGGTTGCTTCTCATCTAAGGATCTCCGTTGCCCAGCGAGGGTTTGCTTCCGGTGATTCTCTGTTTCTTGATTCGTTTCTCGTTGTTTGATGTTTGGTGTATAAACTGAATCTGAGATTGTTCCTTCTAGAAATGATGGGTTTATGTGTCTTTATATCTGATCGGCTAATAAGTAAAAGACGGAGACTTTTGCATTTGTTGGATCGATTATCTCCGGATCGCTAATAGCTTTATGTCTTCGTAAtaaagtttggattttttatGAAGGCAGTGTGATGTTCATGTGTTTTGCTTTTTTTCTTCTCGCGTTTTGGAACTCATTGTTTGTTTGCATGAGTACACTCATTTTATCGGTGTGATCTTTTTGTAAAGTTAGTACCTTTTTTAACGAAGAAGGCTTCGAATGTAAGAAACTATGTGTTTGTCTGAAAACAACTTGGTTATAGAGAAAGAAGACCATTATGTTTAATCTAATGTAATTAACCTTATTGgtcattttctctctttttgtctTGGTTTAGTGGTATTGAAGGATTTGAAATATGCTGATTCACATGAATGGGTGAAGATTGATGGGAATAAAGCAACCTTTGGTATAACTGATCA
It encodes the following:
- the LOC106389714 gene encoding pentatricopeptide repeat-containing protein At2g35130; amino-acid sequence: MLVAGNALNCLFIDTSSFQRYLRFGVTHFNGGGVVKSCRKEGFVIDERGKLKRFNKKKLSRRRCGSLRGRGWKYGSGFVDGIFPVLSPIAQKILSFIQRETDPEKVADVLGTLPSTHASWDDLINVAVQLRLNKKWDPIVLVCEWILTRSSFQPDVICFNLLIDAYGQKLRYKEAELLYVQLLESRCVPTEDTYALLVKAYCLAGLIEKAEAVLIEMQNHHVTPSATVYNAYIEGLTKRKGNTEEAIVVFQRMKRERCKPTTETYNLMINLYGKASRSYMSWKLFCEMRSHQCKPNICTYTALVNAFAREGLCQKAEEVFEQLQEDGLEPDVYVYNALMEAYSRAGYPYGAAEIFSLMQHMGCEPDRASYNIMVDAYGRAGLHSDAEAVFEQMKKLGISPTMKSHMLLLSAYSRARDVTKCEAIVKEMSENGVEPDTFVLNSMLNLYGRLGQFTKMEKILAEMMQNGPCKADISTYNILINVYGKAGYLERVEELFDEVKERKLRPDVVTWTSRMGGYSRKKLYVKCVEIFEEMIDSGCVPDGGTAKVLLKACASEEQVEQVTEVIRTMHKNVSVSSLAPKLVAKSLTVST